In Arthrobacter burdickii, one DNA window encodes the following:
- a CDS encoding ABC transporter permease: MSTDDKMRDDSRTSLELSEMTLQSQDNDIATAAPTREQTDRIRTTEAKSQGRLIRERFFRHKGALAGIALLVLIFLLAFSSIGFAGIPGWWNKDYDVLAARFNEGRPTLTLWPFSLGEHPFGQDVLGRDYFALTMRGIQTSLIIAFIVGLVAMVIGTTVGAVSGYFRGWTEAFLMRITDVVITIPTVVIAAAVAGIVAKHGIIPFAIFLGLVTWTGLARLVRGEFLSLREKEFVESAKSVGASSARIIFRHILPNTVGVIIVSTTLAISGAILLETGLSFLGLGVTAPDTSLGKAINDNRSALTVRPWLFLWPGAFIIGIALAVNFIGDGLRDAFDPKQTRVKQ; encoded by the coding sequence ATGAGCACTGACGACAAGATGCGGGACGACTCCCGCACGTCCCTGGAGCTGTCCGAGATGACGCTCCAGAGCCAGGACAACGACATCGCGACCGCCGCCCCCACGCGGGAGCAGACGGACCGCATCCGCACCACCGAGGCCAAGAGCCAGGGGCGCCTGATCCGTGAGCGGTTCTTCCGCCACAAGGGTGCCCTCGCGGGCATCGCCCTGCTGGTGCTGATCTTCCTCCTCGCCTTCAGCTCGATCGGTTTCGCAGGGATCCCCGGCTGGTGGAACAAGGACTACGACGTCCTCGCCGCGCGCTTCAACGAGGGACGCCCCACGCTGACGCTCTGGCCCTTCAGCCTGGGCGAGCACCCGTTCGGCCAGGACGTCCTCGGCCGCGACTACTTCGCGCTCACCATGCGCGGCATCCAGACCTCCCTGATCATCGCGTTCATCGTCGGGCTGGTGGCCATGGTCATCGGCACGACGGTGGGGGCGGTCTCGGGGTACTTCCGCGGCTGGACCGAAGCGTTCCTCATGCGCATCACCGACGTCGTCATCACCATCCCGACGGTCGTCATCGCCGCGGCGGTCGCCGGCATCGTGGCGAAGCACGGCATCATCCCCTTCGCGATCTTCCTCGGCCTCGTCACGTGGACCGGCCTCGCGCGGCTCGTGCGCGGCGAGTTCCTGTCGCTGCGCGAGAAGGAGTTCGTCGAGTCGGCGAAGTCCGTCGGTGCGAGTTCGGCCCGCATCATCTTCCGGCACATCCTGCCCAACACGGTCGGAGTCATCATCGTGTCCACGACGCTCGCGATCTCCGGCGCCATCCTCCTCGAGACGGGCCTGAGCTTCCTGGGCCTCGGCGTCACGGCGCCGGACACCTCGCTCGGCAAGGCCATCAACGACAACCGCTCGGCCCTCACGGTGCGCCCGTGGCTGTTCCTCTGGCCCGGAGCGTTCATCATCGGCATCGCCCTGGCCGTCAACTTCATCGGTGACGGCCTGCGCGACGCGTTCGACCCCAAGCAGACAAGGGTGAAGCAATGA